In Pseudofrankia saprophytica, one genomic interval encodes:
- a CDS encoding TetR/AcrR family transcriptional regulator, with protein sequence MARDTRERLLDAGLALFAGKGLAGTTVSDLEARAGLRAGAGSFYRHFTSKEALFEAVVRQELDRFRASIGDATPGESAVADVKITLALEFHQTLTTLGQLGRLEAIIHRDAAAMGDLFDEVEGLYNAALDASAARLGQLMEAGQLPRRDPQALAVTIRSTLIGYHLNTQSFRRSARRVPPADLIATLIDLISSK encoded by the coding sequence ATGGCCCGGGATACCCGCGAGCGCCTGCTGGACGCGGGACTCGCCCTGTTCGCAGGCAAGGGCCTCGCCGGCACCACGGTCTCCGATCTAGAGGCCCGTGCCGGGCTCCGGGCCGGAGCTGGCTCGTTCTATCGCCACTTCACCTCGAAAGAGGCTCTCTTCGAGGCCGTCGTCCGGCAGGAACTCGACCGGTTCCGCGCCTCGATCGGCGACGCGACGCCCGGCGAGTCGGCCGTGGCCGATGTGAAGATCACACTGGCGTTGGAGTTCCACCAGACCCTCACGACGCTCGGTCAGCTCGGCAGACTCGAGGCGATCATCCACCGGGACGCCGCCGCGATGGGCGACCTTTTCGACGAGGTGGAGGGCCTGTACAACGCCGCCCTCGACGCCAGCGCCGCCCGGCTGGGCCAGCTCATGGAAGCCGGGCAGCTTCCCCGACGCGACCCACAGGCCCTCGCCGTGACGATCAGAAGCACGCTCATCGGCTATCACCTGAACACCCAGTCGTTTAGAAGGTCCGCCCGGCGGGTGCCACCGGCAGATCTGATCGCCACGCTGATCGACCTGATCTCCTCCAAATAA
- a CDS encoding carboxymuconolactone decarboxylase family protein has product MARIPPLHPKQWPAEVVAALSAIDPTTRGLPAPNRDGRPSGRDAIASLARHPELAKAFLPFNGYALLDTELPIREVEILILRVAARRQSRYLWGQHIFAGRAAGLTDEEIARVAYGPNAPFLPPLDSVLLRAVDELIDDGVISDDTWSALATELDERRLLDILFVTGCYETMAWVMNSLDLEPDPRIPEYLKILPLP; this is encoded by the coding sequence ATGGCGCGAATCCCACCTCTGCACCCGAAACAGTGGCCTGCCGAGGTGGTCGCGGCATTGTCCGCGATCGACCCGACCACCCGTGGCCTGCCCGCGCCCAACAGGGACGGCCGCCCGTCCGGGCGGGACGCGATCGCCTCGCTCGCTCGCCACCCGGAGCTCGCGAAGGCCTTCCTGCCGTTCAACGGGTACGCCCTGCTGGACACCGAACTGCCGATCCGCGAGGTGGAGATCCTCATCCTGCGCGTCGCGGCGCGACGCCAGTCCCGCTACCTGTGGGGCCAGCACATCTTCGCCGGGCGGGCAGCCGGACTCACCGACGAGGAGATCGCCCGCGTGGCCTATGGGCCGAACGCGCCGTTCCTCCCGCCGCTCGACAGCGTCCTGCTGCGGGCGGTCGACGAACTGATCGACGACGGTGTCATCTCGGACGACACCTGGTCGGCGTTGGCGACCGAACTCGACGAGAGAAGACTGCTCGACATCCTGTTCGTCACCGGCTGCTACGAAACCATGGCCTGGGTAATGAACTCGCTCGACCTCGAGCCCGACCCGCGCATCCCGGAGTATCTGAAGATCTTGCCGTTGCCCTGA
- a CDS encoding mycofactocin-coupled SDR family oxidoreductase, translating to MGKLGGKVAFITGAARGQGRSHAVRLAAEGADIIAVDICQQIASVPYPLATPDDLAVTVKEVEALGRRIVATPADVRDRGQLRAALDAGLTELGRLDVVCANAGICPLTDESLCSSFVDAMDVDLGGVQNTVAVALPHLGAGASIIVTGSTAGMIKGTTDAMGAPGGVGYSLAKQLVARYVEVLALQLAPHSVRLNAIHPTNVNTTLLHNDNVYRAFRPDLENPTRADAELAFPVMQAMPIPYIEPEDVSALVVYLASDESRYMTGLNLRIDAGAMLKAPPSF from the coding sequence ATGGGCAAGCTAGGGGGCAAGGTCGCCTTCATCACCGGGGCCGCGCGCGGCCAGGGGCGCAGCCACGCGGTGCGGCTCGCGGCCGAAGGCGCCGACATCATCGCCGTCGACATCTGCCAGCAGATCGCCAGCGTGCCCTACCCGCTGGCCACCCCTGACGACCTTGCCGTGACGGTGAAGGAGGTCGAGGCCCTGGGCCGGCGCATCGTGGCGACGCCGGCCGACGTCCGCGACCGCGGGCAGTTGCGAGCCGCCCTCGACGCCGGCCTCACCGAACTCGGCCGGCTCGACGTCGTCTGCGCCAACGCCGGCATCTGCCCGCTGACGGACGAGTCGCTGTGCAGCAGTTTCGTCGACGCCATGGACGTCGACCTCGGCGGCGTGCAGAACACCGTGGCGGTGGCCCTGCCGCACCTGGGCGCCGGCGCCTCGATCATCGTGACCGGGTCGACCGCGGGCATGATCAAGGGGACGACGGACGCGATGGGCGCGCCGGGCGGGGTCGGCTACTCGCTGGCGAAGCAGCTGGTCGCCAGGTACGTCGAGGTGCTCGCGTTGCAGCTCGCCCCGCACTCCGTCCGGTTGAACGCGATCCACCCGACGAACGTCAACACCACGCTGCTGCACAACGACAACGTGTACCGGGCGTTCCGGCCGGACCTGGAGAACCCGACCAGGGCAGACGCCGAACTGGCCTTCCCCGTGATGCAGGCGATGCCAATCCCGTACATCGAGCCGGAGGATGTCTCGGCACTCGTCGTGTATCTGGCCAGCGATGAGTCCCGCTACATGACGGGGCTCAACCTCCGGATCGACGCCGGCGCGATGCTCAAGGCTCCCCCCTCGTTCTGA
- a CDS encoding TetR/AcrR family transcriptional regulator — MTTPRRVGAETSKTRALLLESAERLMLDEGYAAVTYRGLAAKAGVTPGLVQYYFPTLDDLFIALVRHRTDQTVGALVGALRTDQPLRALWEFSNNRYAAVLIAELTALANHHKAIRAEIAAVGEKVRELTMEALARSSNDYSRPLGSVPAEVLVFLMTSTPRMIHIEDAVGMSTSHAEAAEFLEHYLDQVEPQHTSPASSPSTSQTKHAD; from the coding sequence ATGACGACACCTCGCCGGGTCGGCGCGGAGACCTCGAAGACGCGCGCTCTCCTGTTGGAGAGCGCCGAACGGCTCATGCTCGACGAGGGGTACGCCGCCGTCACCTACCGTGGCCTCGCCGCGAAGGCCGGAGTGACGCCAGGGCTGGTCCAGTATTATTTCCCGACCCTGGACGACCTGTTCATCGCACTGGTCCGGCACCGGACCGACCAGACCGTCGGCGCGCTCGTAGGAGCGCTCCGGACCGACCAGCCCCTGCGGGCGCTCTGGGAGTTCTCCAACAACCGGTACGCCGCGGTGCTCATAGCGGAGCTTACGGCACTCGCGAATCACCACAAAGCAATCAGAGCCGAGATCGCGGCGGTCGGCGAGAAGGTACGCGAACTGACCATGGAGGCTCTGGCCAGGTCCTCGAACGACTATTCACGCCCCTTGGGTTCGGTTCCCGCGGAGGTGCTCGTCTTTCTCATGACAAGCACTCCCCGGATGATTCACATCGAAGACGCCGTGGGCATGTCGACATCCCACGCGGAAGCGGCCGAATTCCTCGAGCACTACCTGGACCAGGTTGAGCCCCAGCACACATCTCCTGCTTCGTCTCCGTCCACGTCGCAGACGAAGCACGCCGACTGA
- a CDS encoding SAM-dependent methyltransferase, whose amino-acid sequence MVVDSEPEGFSSLQESLVEGPRATVDLRTDVAHSARIYDYFLGGKDNFPADRQAAAQIQAAFPHTPAAAVQNRAFLVRTTRYLAGEAGIRQFLDIGTGIPTSPNLHEVVQAVAPQSRVVYADNDPIVLAHARALLTSDPRGRTAYLDADLRDPGRILNAPELRDTLDLTQPVALSVIAVLHFVPVEHDQYGIIRTLVDVLPSGSYLTMSYLTADRNPDQVAKLVSAYRAQGIDVTARTRAEVARFFQGLDLVPPGLVPVHLWRPDDTAAAGDFVTEAGGNIVWSAVAQKP is encoded by the coding sequence GTGGTGGTGGACAGCGAGCCGGAGGGGTTCTCCTCGTTGCAAGAGTCGTTGGTCGAAGGTCCCCGGGCAACGGTCGACCTGAGAACCGATGTCGCGCACTCCGCGCGCATCTACGACTACTTCCTCGGCGGGAAGGACAACTTCCCCGCGGACCGTCAGGCGGCGGCGCAGATCCAGGCGGCGTTCCCGCACACCCCGGCCGCGGCCGTGCAGAACCGCGCCTTCCTCGTGCGCACCACCCGGTACCTGGCGGGCGAGGCCGGCATCCGCCAGTTTCTCGACATCGGTACCGGCATCCCCACCAGTCCGAACCTGCACGAGGTCGTCCAGGCGGTCGCGCCGCAGTCCCGGGTCGTCTACGCCGACAACGACCCGATCGTGCTCGCCCACGCCCGCGCCCTGCTCACCAGCGACCCGCGAGGCCGCACCGCCTACCTGGACGCCGACCTGCGCGACCCCGGCCGCATCCTGAACGCCCCGGAACTCCGGGACACCCTCGACCTGACCCAGCCCGTCGCCCTGTCCGTCATCGCCGTGCTGCATTTCGTCCCCGTCGAGCACGACCAGTACGGCATCATCCGCACGCTGGTCGACGTGCTTCCGTCCGGCAGCTACCTGACGATGTCGTACCTGACCGCCGACCGCAATCCTGACCAGGTCGCCAAACTCGTCAGCGCCTACCGGGCCCAGGGCATCGACGTCACTGCCCGGACCCGGGCGGAGGTCGCCCGGTTCTTCCAGGGTCTTGACCTCGTCCCTCCGGGGCTGGTCCCCGTGCACCTGTGGCGCCCTGACGACACCGCGGCCGCTGGTGACTTCGTCACCGAGGCCGGCGGCAACATCGTCTGGTCCGCCGTGGCACAGAAGCCCTAG
- a CDS encoding nuclear transport factor 2 family protein, which translates to MTAETELEELRREIRYVKDRIEILDCVNKQSRGHDRHDADLMASVYAADGIDEHGPDVNPGAAYGEWANARHSLVFADHLHNITTHTCEIDGDEAHAESYVIGTMVGKDGKTLAFMGGRYLDRLERRDGAWKIVLRRCTIEWAFTADASFLHSGAFKGFLKGTWDTSDLSYARPLNLDTEPAVRW; encoded by the coding sequence ATGACCGCCGAGACCGAGCTCGAGGAACTACGCCGCGAGATCCGGTACGTGAAGGACCGGATCGAGATCCTCGACTGCGTCAACAAGCAGTCCCGCGGCCACGACCGGCACGACGCGGACCTGATGGCGAGCGTCTACGCCGCCGACGGGATCGACGAGCACGGCCCCGACGTGAACCCCGGCGCCGCCTACGGGGAATGGGCCAACGCGCGGCACTCCCTGGTGTTCGCCGACCACCTGCACAACATCACGACCCACACCTGCGAGATCGACGGCGACGAGGCGCACGCGGAGAGCTACGTCATCGGCACCATGGTCGGCAAGGACGGCAAGACGCTCGCCTTCATGGGCGGCCGCTACCTCGACCGCCTCGAACGCCGCGACGGCGCGTGGAAGATCGTCCTGCGGCGCTGCACGATCGAGTGGGCCTTCACCGCCGACGCGTCCTTCCTGCACTCGGGCGCCTTCAAGGGATTCCTGAAGGGCACGTGGGACACCAGCGACCTCTCGTATGCCCGTCCGCTGAACCTCGACACGGAGCCCGCCGTCCGCTGGTGA
- a CDS encoding TIGR03564 family F420-dependent LLM class oxidoreductase, with protein MRIGLTGRPSTTEKLVAQAKEAEKDGFSSLWLDSTVLGDPLAAMAVAGRETSAIELGTAVLQTYPCHPVLQANRAAGVAEAMGRPGFTLGIGPSHASRVTGLYGLPYDHPGRNTEEYLRILTGLLRGETVTFEGTDWTAKDATVPTAQPVPVLLAALGPRLLRVAGELADGVVLFMASARAIETHVVPRLHAAAVAAGRPEPRVVAGLPVAVHDDLAEARAAVAATSAVYESQPNYRRIMEIGGAEGPADVAVLGDEASVTRQLQGLLDAGATDIQVFVVPVGADRRASRQRTMNLLASLTG; from the coding sequence GTGAGAATTGGTCTGACAGGTCGGCCGTCGACGACGGAGAAGCTCGTCGCGCAGGCGAAGGAGGCCGAGAAGGACGGTTTCAGCTCCCTCTGGTTGGACAGCACGGTCCTCGGCGACCCGCTGGCGGCGATGGCGGTCGCGGGCCGGGAGACATCCGCGATCGAGCTGGGCACGGCGGTCCTCCAGACGTACCCGTGCCATCCGGTTCTCCAGGCGAACCGGGCCGCCGGCGTCGCGGAGGCGATGGGACGGCCCGGCTTCACGCTGGGCATCGGGCCGTCGCACGCGTCCCGCGTCACCGGTCTGTACGGCCTGCCCTACGACCACCCAGGCCGCAACACCGAGGAGTACCTCCGCATTCTGACGGGCCTGCTGCGCGGCGAGACCGTGACGTTCGAGGGAACGGACTGGACGGCGAAGGACGCGACAGTGCCGACGGCGCAGCCGGTGCCGGTGCTTCTCGCCGCGCTCGGCCCGCGGCTGCTGCGGGTGGCCGGTGAACTCGCCGACGGCGTCGTGCTGTTCATGGCCTCGGCCCGGGCGATCGAGACGCATGTCGTGCCCCGGCTTCATGCCGCCGCCGTGGCGGCGGGGCGGCCGGAGCCGAGGGTCGTCGCCGGGCTGCCGGTCGCGGTGCATGACGACCTCGCCGAGGCCCGGGCGGCGGTGGCGGCGACCTCGGCCGTCTACGAGAGCCAGCCGAACTACCGCCGCATCATGGAGATCGGCGGCGCCGAGGGCCCGGCGGACGTCGCTGTCCTCGGCGACGAGGCGAGCGTGACCCGCCAGCTCCAGGGCCTGCTCGACGCCGGGGCGACGGACATCCAGGTGTTCGTCGTGCCGGTCGGGGCGGACCGCCGGGCCTCCCGGCAGCGCACCATGAACCTGTTGGCCTCTCTCACGGGCTGA
- a CDS encoding TauD/TfdA dioxygenase family protein yields the protein MSITVTRLAPEIGAEISGWRGSDLVNEAVAADCKAALDQYGVLVYREVHIEDGDLVRFSRLLGEVVVPKVNDPGEHPEIARITLDPDKSVLAGYRQGNFLWHIDGATDELPQKATLLTAHEVDPAGGDTQFANTYAAYDALSDEEKAEIADLRVAHSFATAQRIAYPDATDKQRASWEKVPTRVHPLVWTRANGRKSLLIGATAGTVVGWPEDRGRALLDRLLAWSTSPRFTLRHRWRRGDLVIWDNTGMLHRALPFEPTSRRLMHRTTLVGQELVTTR from the coding sequence ATGTCCATCACGGTCACCAGGCTGGCGCCCGAGATCGGTGCCGAGATCAGCGGCTGGAGGGGAAGTGATCTCGTCAATGAGGCGGTAGCTGCCGACTGCAAGGCCGCTCTGGACCAGTACGGCGTGCTGGTGTACCGCGAGGTTCACATCGAGGACGGCGACCTGGTCCGGTTCAGCCGGCTGCTGGGCGAGGTCGTCGTGCCCAAGGTCAACGACCCCGGCGAGCACCCTGAGATCGCCCGGATCACGCTCGACCCCGACAAGAGCGTGCTGGCCGGCTACCGGCAGGGGAACTTCCTCTGGCACATCGACGGCGCGACCGACGAGCTTCCCCAGAAGGCGACGCTGCTGACCGCCCACGAGGTCGACCCCGCCGGCGGCGACACGCAGTTCGCCAACACCTACGCCGCCTACGACGCCCTGTCCGACGAGGAGAAGGCCGAGATCGCCGACCTGCGGGTGGCTCACAGCTTCGCGACCGCCCAGCGGATCGCCTATCCCGACGCCACGGACAAGCAGCGGGCCAGCTGGGAGAAGGTGCCGACAAGGGTGCACCCGCTCGTGTGGACCCGCGCGAACGGGCGAAAGTCCCTGCTGATCGGAGCGACCGCGGGCACGGTCGTCGGCTGGCCAGAAGACCGCGGCAGGGCACTGCTCGACCGCCTGCTCGCATGGTCCACCAGCCCGCGGTTCACCCTCCGGCACCGGTGGCGCCGCGGCGACCTGGTGATCTGGGACAACACCGGCATGCTCCACCGCGCCCTGCCCTTCGAACCGACCTCACGCCGGCTGATGCACCGCACCACGCTCGTCGGCCAGGAACTCGTCACCACCCGATGA
- a CDS encoding SDR family NAD(P)-dependent oxidoreductase: protein MAGKLDGKVAIITGAGSGIGRASAHLFATEGAKVICADFSGQEERTADEIGAVGVAVHVDVAVEADVERMVATAEDRFGKLDILFNNAGIAGPKALITEQKEEDFDRVVAVNLKGVFLGMKHGIQAMLRSGDGSVINTASAAGLVGWRKNAVYGASKGGVIQMTKAVALDFADQGVRVNAICPGMTWTGMVPGSDDLLDPPAGVPAPPQPMRRWGLPRELATAALFLASDDSSFVTGVALPVDGGYVIG, encoded by the coding sequence ATGGCGGGAAAGCTCGACGGCAAGGTCGCGATCATCACCGGAGCCGGCTCCGGCATCGGGCGGGCGAGCGCCCACCTCTTCGCCACGGAAGGCGCGAAGGTCATCTGTGCGGACTTCAGCGGCCAGGAGGAGCGGACGGCCGACGAGATCGGGGCCGTCGGCGTGGCAGTTCACGTCGATGTCGCGGTGGAGGCCGACGTCGAGCGGATGGTCGCCACCGCGGAAGACCGGTTCGGAAAGCTCGACATCCTCTTCAACAACGCCGGTATCGCCGGACCAAAGGCGCTGATCACCGAGCAGAAGGAGGAGGACTTCGACCGCGTCGTCGCGGTCAACCTGAAGGGTGTGTTCCTCGGGATGAAGCACGGCATCCAGGCGATGCTTCGTAGCGGCGACGGCTCCGTGATCAACACCGCGTCGGCGGCCGGGTTGGTCGGGTGGCGGAAGAACGCCGTCTACGGCGCGTCCAAGGGCGGCGTCATCCAGATGACCAAGGCGGTCGCGCTCGATTTCGCGGACCAGGGCGTCCGGGTCAACGCCATCTGCCCGGGCATGACCTGGACCGGAATGGTCCCAGGATCAGACGACCTCCTGGACCCCCCCGCCGGCGTGCCGGCGCCTCCCCAGCCGATGCGCCGGTGGGGCCTGCCACGCGAACTCGCGACCGCCGCCCTGTTCCTCGCGAGCGACGACTCGTCGTTCGTCACCGGTGTCGCCCTTCCCGTCGACGGCGGCTATGTCATTGGCTGA
- a CDS encoding acyl-CoA dehydrogenase family protein translates to MTADAGVEDVESFRRRAAAWMRGNLRAVSGPPTHNLDGLGRSEDEELAEITRQRQLQRVFFDGGFAGICVPREYGGQGLTPAHQRAFNEEIAGYEFPMDLQSPTFNPCLAVLLEFGTEEQKRQHVPAILRGDEIWMQFLSEPSGGSDVAGALTSAVRDGDEWVLNGSKIWTTGAWYSDWALCLARTNWDVPKHRGLTVFILPLLRDGVELTRIEMVNGNREFCQEYLTDVRVPDSDRIGEVDGGWTVGTRWMFHEKMLYNSPYITMPAGLSDGFGAGWVSGVARDAARLGDPHVRGLVGEAHMLDLAAHALQRRVALGLATGRLSDQAAAVARLFTGVATSRRTEIAFDIAGPLGGTWTEQDGEAAGSGLAYLVRQATCIGGGTTEMARNVVSERLLGMPREPALDRDRPFRDVPRGPATRT, encoded by the coding sequence ATGACGGCCGACGCCGGCGTCGAAGACGTCGAGAGCTTCCGGCGGCGCGCCGCCGCCTGGATGCGGGGGAACCTCCGCGCTGTCAGCGGGCCGCCGACCCACAACCTCGACGGGCTCGGGCGCAGCGAGGACGAGGAACTGGCCGAGATCACCCGTCAGCGCCAGCTCCAGCGCGTGTTCTTCGACGGCGGGTTCGCGGGTATCTGTGTGCCCCGTGAGTACGGCGGGCAGGGCCTCACGCCGGCGCACCAGCGGGCGTTCAACGAGGAGATCGCCGGCTACGAGTTCCCGATGGACCTGCAGTCGCCGACGTTCAACCCGTGCCTCGCGGTGCTGCTGGAGTTCGGCACCGAGGAGCAGAAGCGCCAGCATGTCCCCGCCATCCTGCGCGGCGACGAGATCTGGATGCAGTTCCTGTCCGAACCGTCCGGGGGCTCGGACGTGGCCGGGGCGCTGACCAGCGCTGTGCGCGACGGCGACGAGTGGGTGCTCAACGGCTCGAAGATCTGGACGACCGGCGCCTGGTACTCCGACTGGGCGCTGTGCCTGGCGAGGACCAACTGGGACGTGCCCAAGCACCGCGGGCTGACGGTGTTCATCCTTCCGCTGCTGCGCGACGGCGTCGAGCTGACGCGTATCGAGATGGTCAACGGGAACCGGGAGTTCTGCCAGGAGTACCTGACCGACGTCCGGGTGCCGGACTCGGACCGGATCGGCGAGGTCGACGGCGGCTGGACCGTGGGTACCCGCTGGATGTTCCACGAGAAGATGCTCTACAACTCGCCCTACATCACGATGCCGGCCGGCCTGTCCGACGGTTTCGGTGCCGGCTGGGTGTCCGGCGTCGCCCGTGACGCTGCCCGGCTGGGCGACCCGCACGTGCGTGGCCTCGTCGGTGAGGCGCACATGCTCGACCTGGCGGCCCACGCCCTGCAACGCCGGGTCGCGCTGGGCCTCGCCACGGGCCGGCTGTCCGACCAGGCCGCCGCCGTGGCCCGGCTGTTCACCGGCGTCGCCACCAGCCGCCGCACCGAGATCGCCTTCGACATCGCCGGCCCCTTGGGCGGCACCTGGACCGAGCAGGACGGCGAGGCCGCCGGCAGCGGTCTGGCCTACCTGGTTCGCCAGGCGACCTGCATCGGCGGCGGCACCACGGAGATGGCCCGCAACGTCGTCAGCGAGCGGCTCCTCGGCATGCCCCGGGAACCCGCCCTCGACCGCGACCGGCCCTTCCGTGACGTCCCCCGCGGCCCGGCCACCCGCACCTGA
- a CDS encoding SMP-30/gluconolactonase/LRE family protein, with amino-acid sequence MVDVRLVTDARMTMGEGPVWDVDRDRLSWIDVFQATVHQCNLDGGDARSTKFPGRVIASLSLRKGGGAVVTSGSEIHLFDLDSGETELIFDADGGPGFGFNDGTVDRQGRFVTGMADMALVRAIESGQGDLTPSGSLYRVDTDLSVHVTADPIGVTNGPCFDETGTTFYCNDSAFRRIYAWDYDPASGEATDRRVVAQFEDGAVVPDGTTVDEQGCLWVAAYRGGEIRRYAPDGTLDRRVPVPVASPTSVAFAGPQLDVLVVTSRGGTTAGGDNGRVLALRGLGVRGLPEPKFG; translated from the coding sequence ATGGTAGACGTGCGCCTCGTCACCGACGCACGCATGACGATGGGCGAAGGACCGGTCTGGGACGTCGACCGGGACCGGCTCTCCTGGATCGACGTCTTCCAGGCGACAGTGCACCAATGCAATCTTGACGGCGGCGACGCGCGGAGCACGAAGTTCCCCGGACGCGTCATCGCCTCGCTGTCCTTACGCAAGGGCGGCGGAGCCGTCGTGACCTCCGGCAGCGAGATCCACCTGTTCGACCTCGACTCAGGCGAGACCGAGCTGATCTTCGACGCCGATGGAGGCCCGGGTTTCGGGTTCAACGACGGAACCGTCGACCGCCAGGGCCGTTTCGTCACCGGCATGGCCGACATGGCGCTCGTGAGAGCGATCGAGTCCGGGCAGGGCGACCTCACACCGTCAGGCAGCCTGTACCGCGTCGACACAGACCTGAGCGTGCACGTCACCGCAGACCCCATCGGCGTCACCAATGGCCCCTGCTTCGACGAAACGGGCACGACCTTCTACTGCAACGACAGCGCGTTCCGGCGCATCTATGCCTGGGACTACGACCCCGCGTCCGGCGAGGCCACCGACCGCCGGGTCGTCGCCCAGTTCGAGGACGGCGCCGTCGTCCCGGACGGCACCACCGTCGACGAGCAGGGCTGTCTTTGGGTGGCCGCCTACCGCGGCGGCGAGATCCGCAGATATGCGCCGGACGGCACCCTCGACCGGCGCGTACCCGTGCCGGTGGCCAGCCCGACGAGCGTCGCGTTCGCCGGACCGCAACTCGACGTCCTCGTGGTGACCTCCCGTGGCGGCACCACCGCTGGAGGCGACAACGGCCGAGTCCTCGCCCTTCGCGGGCTCGGCGTTCGAGGGCTGCCGGAGCCGAAGTTCGGATAG